AACCGCATGGGCCGAAGGGACCACAACTCTTCTTGCGTGTTCCGTCGACCGTTTTTGGATTCGCTGCATGCGGCTGCTCCGCGGTGACGGTTTCTCCCGAGACGGCGGCTGCGAATGCGTTCTCGAACTCGGAGATACTCTGATATCGAGCCGATTCTTCCTTGGCGAGCGCCTTGCCGATCACCGGTTGCAACGCCGGCGGAATCGGCTTCAGATCCGGATCAGCCGTGAGATGCTTCATCAGAATCTCGCCGGTCGATTCGCCATCGAACGGGATCTTCCCGGTCAGCATCTCATAAGCGATGACGCCCATCGCATAGATGTCGACGCCGGGGCCGTAACGGCCACGGGCCACTTCGGGAGCCATGTAGTAAACCGTGCCGACACTCTGGGTATGCGCACTCCGCTGCGAAGCACTGATGAACTTGGAGAGACCGACATCGCCGATCTTGATCTGGCCTTCTTCCGAAAAGATGTTGGCCGGCTTCAAATCGCGGTGGACGAGGCCCCGGTTGTGCAGAAAGCCAAGCCCTGCACAACACTGGTGGAGCAGTTCTCGCACCCGAGCGACGGGCATCCCCTGGGGATGTTCGCTGATGATCTGGGCGAGTGTTTTCCCGGCGACGTATTCCATCACAATCCAGTGGTCACCATCAGCGTCGGTTTTGACGTCGAAGATAGTGACCAGATTGGGATGACTCAGGTTGAGGCACTGAGAAACACCGCGCAGCTCGACTTCCATGTTGTCGTGCAGGAGTTTGATCGCGACATCTTTCCCGGCATCGGAGACGGCGTAGTAAACTTCGCCGAACCCGCCGCGATGAATGGCCCGCTTGATCGTCAGGCCTTCCAGAGGTCGATCGCCTGCTGAGTAGGAAAATTTCATGTGTCGTATCCCACGTCTGTTCCGATACGGAACGTTCGAAGTACGGAAGTGGAGGACACGTCAGTTCGTGCCGTGTTCCCGCGAAGTCTTCGGATATATGCCACTGGTTTTGCCAGTGCTCTTTGCCGCAGTTGTTGTCTCTTCGTTGCACTGGCGGAGCCAGTGGCACTCGTCAATGATCAGGAGTGTTCTTCCCGACGGGCTCCAGGTAGAGCCCGCAATCGTGTATCGAAAGGTACTGGTTGAACGGGACGGCGATATCAAAGGTCTCTGCTGGAACCTGCTGCGTCAGCGACAACGCCGACCGCAACCGGAACTCTCCTCCCTGAGCCGTCAGCACTGCCGAGTGTTCCCAGTGAGGACACTGAATATGAGCCCGCCGTCCAGGGCCGAGAATCAGCATGCTGTCCATGAGCACGATCCCCTCCACCCGCCTGACGAGCCGATTGACCGGCTCGATCTCCAGTACCGCACTCTGGCAGAGTGGCGAACTGCATCGCACCTGCAGCGAGACATCACTGTTCAGTCCCACTCGGCAATTGTTCGTCAGAGCCGCTTCGTGAATCAACAGTTGACCATGTTCTGTGTCGCCATTCGCTGAGCGTGTATTTTCCAGAGCCGGTGTCACGGCTGTTCGTTTGACAGCTCCGTTGACCGGGTGAATGGAATAACCGTGTTGGCTGCGTCGCAGCTCCGCGTGTTCGGCGGACAGCTGGCTGAAGACCGCGATGTGACCCGGCCGGTCTACGTGACGGGGGCCGCCGATCGTGATCGTGTCATTCAACAGCAGTCGAAAACTGCCAACGCGATCGATGCGAAGAATGACATCTTCTGCCAGGCTTGTTTTCTGCGACAGCATCAACGGTTCCTTACTGGTGATAACGGGTCAGAGCGTGAAAGGTTCACCAGATTTGTGGCGGCGGACTCATTTTCCGCCTCAGTTCATTCTCTTTGTTTCCAGGCCGAATTGCGAAGGGTTTCTCTAATTCCTTCACGTCCCCATCCACGCGAAACATGGTTCAGCACTCCGAGGTGGCCGTGATAGCTCTGCTTAAAGGCCGCCGAAAATCGCTCCTCCGCGCACCGAAAAAAGGTGAGCCGGAGCTCACCTTTTCCCGAGGGGACGTCTGGTTACAGTTTGCGATCGGCCAGATCGTCTTCAAAGTAAGTGTCGATCTCGGTGGTGATATCGACTTCCGGTTCCAGATCACTCTCGACCGGAATCAGTCCAGCCGAATCGGTTTCCGTTTCCAGCAGACGTTCCTTGATGTCGAGCTGTTTATTGAGCTCGGCAATTAGACCCTTGGCCTTCTGCAGACGGCTGTCGTCCAGCAGAGTCGACTCGCTGATCGACTCAGCAGCTTTGACCGAACGCATCCGGGCGTCGAGCTGCGCCAGTTGAGCTTCCAGGTCTTTCTTGGTCGAGATCAGGGTCGCCAGATGTTCTTCATTTGAGGCCAGAGACGACTGACGGGCGGTCAGGATTTCCTGCTCACGTGTCAGAGTTTCTTCAGCCATTTTGAAGCGACGGAAGCGGGTCGCCAGGTCCTTTTCCACCTGCTGCTGCGAGTACGACCGGCCGGCGATCACATACTGCGTGTCGCCCGTATCCAGATTCTCCCGCAAAGCCAGAATGGCGTCTTTCTGTTTCGTCAACTGATCCTGACGGCTGTTGACCGCCCGATGCAACGTCTCGACTTCCACCTGCTGCTCCGCGATGACGTGCATCGCCTGGCGGATTTCCGGAACCAGATCTTCCACGAGCTGTTGGGCCCGACGGACCTCGAACTCGATCGGCACCTGGCTCTTAACCGACTGCCGAATCTCCGATCCGGCTGTTTTCATGTAGGTCCAGGCTGCATTGCCGAACACAAACGTGCTGGCTCCCATAAGCAGCAGACCCCCAAAGATGGCTTTCTTAATCATTGAACTGTCTCCCCTCGAAAGATGGCTTTTCCATCGTTGAAAATTGCAACACTGACTCATCGCTCACTCCTTCAGTCGTGATTCCGGCAAATCTGCCGTGCGTCATCACCCAGCTATTCGCTGAAGGGGCGGAAATCTTGAACAGATTCTGGAAGATTTTTTGAAAGAAGGGCGCGAAATGGCCGTAAATGCTGTTCATGACAAGGCTTGGGCGAATCCGGGGGGTGGCCCCGAAAGATTCTTTCGGGGCGGCGCAGCCGTCGGAGTACGGGATTGGACCCGGGTTCTTGTAACGGACTTTCTTCGAGAGGTCGACGGAGCAGGGCTGAATGTTCCCCCTCGCCAAACGGCATCCTCCAACGGCTTCGCCGCCCAGATCGCACAGCTATCTTGGCCACCCGAGGACTTCGTCTGGACGGTTTCAAAAGGTTGGTACAGAGATTCATCTCTGTATTGCGCAGCAACAGGAGGCTTGTCTTCAGCGATGGTGTTCCCAAAGCGACCACAGCAGGCGCGGGACTTATTAGCGGAGCGAGCCGACGGGAGGGACCGGGCGGGTGGCGTGGCGGGTTCTCCAGGCTTGTTGCAGAATGCGGACGGCCGCCGGGGCGGCAACGTTGGAACCGTAGTGACTGGAGCCGACCGTCGGCTGGTCGACGGCGACGATCAGCACCAGTTCCGGATTGTTGCTCGGGATCCCGCAGACGAACGAGCAAACGGTCTTCTCATCGGAATAGGCTCGGATCTCCGGGTCGTAAACCTGCGAGGTGCCCGTCTTGCCGAACATGTCGAGCCCTTCGACGTTCACCCGCTGTCCGGTTCCTTCCGTCAGCACGCGGCGCATCGGATTGCGGATCAGCCAGTCGGACAGAATCGGATCAATCAGCGGCATCGCCAGTTGCGGAGCGCTCGTCACGGTGCGACCATCGCCTGCGCGGAGGACGATTCGCGGCTGGCGGAATTCACCCCGGTTCGCCAGCGTCGCATGAGCCACCAGCATCTGCAGTGGAGTGACCGAAAGTTCCTGGCCCATGGGAATGGATCCGGTTGAATACAGATCCCACCTGGAAAGGGGGCGTACGGAACCTTTGAGTTCGCCGGGGAGTCCGAGCCCGGTCTGCGAGCCGAAGCCAAACTGCTGCAGAGCCGAGAAGAGCCCCTCGTTCGTCAACCGCTCGCCGATCTGCGCCATGCCGATGTTACTGGAGTGGACCAGCACTTCGGCCAGCGACATCTCGCCGTGGGAATGGGAATCGTGCAGCAGCCGGGTTCCCATCCGATATTCGCCCCAGTGACCGTGAAAGCGGGATTCGGTCGAGATGGCATTCTGCTGCAGTGCCCAGGCGACGATGAGCGGCTTCATTGTCGAGCCCGGTTCATAGCTCCACGCGACGGCTCGATTCATCCAGGCGTCTTCCGCGAAGGTTTCGGGCTCAGCCGGGTTGTAAGTGGGCCGGGACGCGATGGCCAGAATATCGCCGGAGTGGGGATCACAAAGAATCGCACAACACCCGGTCGGCTCCCATTCCTGAATGACGCGATCGAGTTCGTCTTCCATCAGTCGCTGGTGCAGCAGATCGAGCGTAAGCCGAACGGTCACGCCGTGCTCGACGCGCCCATCGGACTGTTCATAAAGGTGAATCACACGATTGCGGGCATCGCGAACGAGGGTTCGCTTCCCGTCGCGTCCGCGGAGAAGATGGTCGAACTTCTGCTCGATACCGCCCCGTCCGACACCGTCGATGTTGCGAAAGCCGAGAATGTGACTGGCCAGCGCTCCGTTCGGATAGTACCGGCGATATTCCCGCTCGAAGCCGTATGTTTCCTGCGGCAGCTCCAGTTCACGAATGGCAGCAGCCGTGCTCGGCTCCAAGCGGCGGGCCAGCCAGTAGAAACCCTTGTCGCTGTGCGCTTCGAGCTCCTCTTCAAGCTGACCGGCATCGCGGTTCAAAATCGGAGCGATCGTCGCAGCGAACGCGGGCAGATCGTCGATCGCTCTGGGGACAGCGTAGAGACTTTCCGTATCGACACTTGTAGCCAGCAGTCGCCCGTTACGATCCAGGACATCCCCGGGGCGGGCCCGGATGGTTTCGACCGTCGTCTGCTGACGATGCACATGAGTCTGCATCCGCCGCGACTCAGCGACATACATACTGACGAGATGAACGCCCACACCGGCCCAGGCGAGCAGCATGCCACCAATCACGATCCGTAACCGCCGCCGTCTTAACAGGAGTTGATCAGCGGACATGCCGGTCGTCCTGCTGCTGCGTCAACTTTTGGAGTTCGAGTCGCAGGCGGGACTGTTCTTCGAGCAGGATCTGCTTTTGAAACATCTGCCGCACATGTACGGTCTGCAGCTCGCGATGTTCCCGTTCCAGCTCCACCACGCAGAGCATCATGGCGACCAGCAACGCCGTCAGAAACAGGAACCGTCCGATCATGACTGCCTTTCCCGTCCAATGCTCCCC
The sequence above is drawn from the Rubinisphaera margarita genome and encodes:
- a CDS encoding peptidoglycan D,D-transpeptidase FtsI family protein; the protein is MSADQLLLRRRRLRIVIGGMLLAWAGVGVHLVSMYVAESRRMQTHVHRQQTTVETIRARPGDVLDRNGRLLATSVDTESLYAVPRAIDDLPAFAATIAPILNRDAGQLEEELEAHSDKGFYWLARRLEPSTAAAIRELELPQETYGFEREYRRYYPNGALASHILGFRNIDGVGRGGIEQKFDHLLRGRDGKRTLVRDARNRVIHLYEQSDGRVEHGVTVRLTLDLLHQRLMEDELDRVIQEWEPTGCCAILCDPHSGDILAIASRPTYNPAEPETFAEDAWMNRAVAWSYEPGSTMKPLIVAWALQQNAISTESRFHGHWGEYRMGTRLLHDSHSHGEMSLAEVLVHSSNIGMAQIGERLTNEGLFSALQQFGFGSQTGLGLPGELKGSVRPLSRWDLYSTGSIPMGQELSVTPLQMLVAHATLANRGEFRQPRIVLRAGDGRTVTSAPQLAMPLIDPILSDWLIRNPMRRVLTEGTGQRVNVEGLDMFGKTGTSQVYDPEIRAYSDEKTVCSFVCGIPSNNPELVLIVAVDQPTVGSSHYGSNVAAPAAVRILQQAWRTRHATRPVPPVGSLR